A stretch of Fusarium poae strain DAOMC 252244 chromosome 2, whole genome shotgun sequence DNA encodes these proteins:
- a CDS encoding hypothetical protein (SECRETED:SignalP(1-19)), which produces MSPTLSKVLCGLLASAVLAFSEPSLKCSADSISIPNAIVDSISHHTLGDVIPLPNTVASCGGSTFKVNITSNLCRVVVNVTTSASSSTRIEAWLPDDWNTRLLATGTGGIGGCIDYRFVQNGAHLGFASFGTNTGHDGEQGFDFFLNQPEVINDFGHRGIHVEAQVAKQIVEQYYGEKAFKSYYQGCSTGGRQGLQNAQLYPDDFDGILAGAPGIDWLHIVASKGILARRIGWPDLESDVYVRPEQWKAIVAKQIEMFDPLDGVKDGIIDNPAAHAFDPAIMACGTQVLNSSLCLKPQQVVSVRAAYEPLADSEGRIVYPGFSLGSDTSVFSANQINGTADLTYKVLQDFWRGAVYNDSTWTPHNFTVKDMDFAIKLNPGGVNAAEAKLDKFYAKGGKIISYHGQADQTITPKLLAEYYAKVQSNLNATLEDMHSFYRHFFIPGMYHCSGGPGAFDIGQVYPMDGDRLNSKENVVLALAKWVEGGEEPATLVGAKYDTFGKATAYRKYCPYPYESKWNGSGNTTEEDSWNCVMPGV; this is translated from the exons ATGAGTCCTACCCTTAGTAAAGTCCTATGCGGCCTTTTAGCTTCGGCTGTCTTAGCCTTCTCAGAACCAAGCTTGAAGTGTTCTGCTGATAGCATCTCCATCCCGAACGCCATTGTGGATTCCATCAGTCATCACACACTCGGTGATGTGATCCCACTTCCCAACACCGTCGCATCTTGCGGCGGATCAACATTTAAAGTCAACATCACAAGTAACCTCTGCAGAGTTGTTGTCAACGTTACAACGAGCGCTTCCAGCTCAACCCGCATTGAAGCTTGGTTGCCAGATGATTGGAATACTCGCTTGCTGGCAACCGGAACAGGTGGTATTGGAGGATGCATCGATTACCGGTTCGTGCAAAATGGCGCTCATCTAGGCTTTGCCAGTTTCGGGACCAACACGGGTCATGATGGAGAACAAGGGTTTGACTTCTTTCTTAACCAGCCCGAGGTCATCAATGACTTTGGACATCGAGGTATCCACGTCGAGGCACAAGTTGCGAAGCAAATTGTTGAGCAGTACTACGGGGAAAAGGCTTTCAAGAGTTACTACCAGGGGTGCAGCACAGGAGGACGCCAAGGTCTGCAAAATGCTCAACTATATCCTGACGACTTCGATGGTATCCTTGCTGGAGCTCCTGGAATTGATTGGCTTCACATCGTGGCGTCCAAGGGTATCCTGGCTCGGCGAATTGGATGGCCTGACCTCGAGTCTGATGTTTATGTTCGACCGGAGCAGTGGAAGGCTATTGTAGCTAAGCAGATCGAAATGTTTGATCCTCTTGATGGTGTCAAGGATGGAATTATTGACAACCCTGCTGCACATGCGTTTGACCCTGCTATCATGGCTTGTGGCACTCAAGTTCTTAACAGCTCTTTGTGTCTCAAGCCTCAACAAGTAGTTTCTGTTCGAGCTGCATATGAGCCGCTTGCTGACTCGGAGGGTCGTATCGTCTACCCAGGCTTTAGTCTTGGCTCAGATACAAGCGTGTTTTCCGCTAACCAGATCAACGGAACAGCAGACTTGACCTACAAGGTTCTCCAA GACTTCTGGCGTGGTGCTGTCTACAATGACTCGACCTGGACACCACACAACTTCACTGTGAAGGATATGGACTTTGCCATTAAATTGAACCCGGGAGGCGTCAACGCCGCCGAGGCCAAGTTGGATAAGTTCTATGCTAAGGGCGGTAAGATCATCTCGTACCACGGTCAGGCGGATCAGACCATTACCCCCAAGTTACTCGCGGAGTACTATGCCAAAGTCCAGAGTAATCTCAACGCCACCCTTGAAGACATGCATTCCTTCTATCGACACTTTTTTATCCCTGGCATGTATCACTGTTCTGGAGGACCTGGCGCTTTCGATATCGGTCAGGTGTATCCGATGGATGGTGATAGACTAAATTCTAAAGAAAATGTGGTGCTTGCTTTGGCAAAATGGGTGGAGGGCGGTGAAGAGCCTGCCACTCTTGTTGGAGCGAAATACGACACTTTTGGAAAGGCCACGGCTTATCGAA AGTACTGTCCTTATCCCTACGAGAGCAAGTGGAATGGGTCTGGAAACACGACCGAGGAGGATAGCTGGAATTGTGTCATGCCCGGGGTTTGA
- a CDS encoding hypothetical protein (TransMembrane:12 (i57-74o94-114i126-146o158-177i189-211o223-243i293-312o324-344i356-374o380-403i415-434o446-469i)) — protein MAITTTHHEQTGKETPEFAHVNSVLDDEKPTQMDEERDWTGTAKKTDPEEIRLVKKLDLWIMPCLCLMYFLNYVDRNAIAQARLNNLEEDLNMSGTEFNTTVSILFVGYVLMQIPSNMLITKVRPGIYMSAWMLVWAAVSACTALVKNYAGLVICRFFLGITEAPFYPGATYMLSIFYTRKEVAARIAVLYCAQILATGFSGLIAAGIFAGMDGLAGLAGWRWLFIVEGAVTAVVAILGFFMLPNTPLTTRWLTDREKQLAHERMEKDKVSDSEEGGSSWEGLKQACKDKRTWLFCLMQNFHLSACSFNSFFPTVVKTLGFNTTVTLAMTCPPFIFAGAAGIFFGWNSGRLHERTWHITAGLSVAIVGFALAAATLNTAARYVACFIFPMGAYAVNSVIIGWASSTLSQTKEKKAVVLAMTNVGGQIGYIYGAYLWPKSDSPRYGIGFGASAGFALCSIACAWAIRILLVRENRRIRASTSEQVNLYGY, from the exons ATGGCCATCACCACAACCCATCACGAGCAGACTGGCAAGGAGACGCCCGAGTTTGCCCACGTCAACAGTGTTCTCGATGACGAGAAACCGACCCAGATGGACGAGGAGAGAGATTGGACGGGTACTGCCAAGAAGACGGACCCAGAAGAAATCCGCcttgtcaagaagcttgacTTGTGGATCATG CCATGTCTCTGTCTCATGTACTTCCTCAACTACGTCGACCGAAATGCCATTGCTCAGGCGCGATTGAATAACCTGGAGGAGGATCTCAACATGTCTGGAACCGAGTTTAACACAACCGTTTCGAT CTTGTTTGTCGGTTATGTTTTGATGCAAATTCCCAGCAACATGTTGATCACAAAGGTCAGGCCTGGTATTTACATGAGTGCCTGGATGTTGGTCTGGGCTGCTGTCTCTG CTTGCACTGCACTTGTCAAGAACTATGCTGGTCTTGTTATTTGTCGGTTCTTCCTTGGTATCACTGAGGCTCCTTTCTACCCTGGTGCTACATACATGCTTTCTATCTTTTACACACGCAAAG AGGTGGCTGCTCGCATCGCTGTTCTTTACTGCGCACAAATTCTCGCCACTGGCTTCTCCGGTCTCATCGCTGCTGGTATTTTTGCGGGAATGGATGGCCTGGCTGGTCTTGCAGGATGGCGATG GCTATTTATCGTTGAGGGTGCCGTCACCGCTGTTGTTGCCATTCTTGGTTTCTTTATGCTTCCCAACACCCCTCTTACCACACGTTGGCTCACCGATCGCGAGAAGCAACTCGCTCATGAGCGCATGGAGAAGGACAAGGTTTCTGACTCTGAAGAGGGCGGTTCCTCCTGGGAGGGTCTCAAGCAGGCTTGCAAGGATAAGCGAACATGGCTTTTCTGTCTGATGCAGAACTTCCATCTTTCTGCTTGCTCTTTCAACTCATTCTTCCCCAC CGTCGTCAAGACCCTTGGCTTCAACACTACCGTTACCCTTGCCATGACATGCCCACCTTTTATCTTTGCTGGTGCCGCAGGTATCTTCTTTGGCTGGAACTCGGGACGCCTGCACGAGCGTACTTGGCACATTACAGCCGGTCTTTCGGTCGCCATCGTCGGTTTCGCTCTCGCAGCTGCCACTCTGAACACCGCTGCCCGATACGTCGCTTGCTTCATCTTCCCCATGGGTGCCTACGCTGTCAACTCGGTCATCATTGGATGGGCGTCTTCAACACTGTCCCAgaccaaagagaagaaggctgttGTTTTGGCCATGACCAATGTTGGTGGTCAG ATTGGTTACATCTACGGTGCCTACCTCTGGCCCAAGAGCGACTCTCCCCGATATGGAATTGGTTTCGGTGCCTCTGCTGGTTTCGCTCTGTGCTCAATTGCATGTGCCTGGGCGATCCGCATTCTTCTTGTTCGCGAGAACCGTCGCATTCGTGCTTCCACCTCTGAGCAGGTCAACTTGTACGGATATTAA
- a CDS encoding hypothetical protein (TransMembrane:4 (i81-100o106-123i135-158o178-196i)) — protein sequence MRGITNSLRLCARRPVMLRSRLAIPVKVPSLATILQKQWTSSHCCSKKDTSKTPAPVSITSIAFWSSRAVWKRASVNTTRCLIGCTAGDFSAMWILQAYYPELSMGIIMPISMVSGISTSILLETVMLRVGRDNLTWLTAMKTAIGMSFISMLTMEAAENAVDYYLTGGRVALDDPSFWIAALVSIAAGFLAPLPYNYARLRKYGKACH from the exons ATGCGCGGAATTACCAACTCATTGCGCCTCTGCGCGCGTCGTCCTGTGATGCTCAGGTCGCGTCTGGCCATACCAGTCAAAGTCCCATCCTTAGCGACCATCCTCCAAAAGCAATGGACAAGCAGCCACTGTTGCAGTAAGAAGGACACCTCAAAAACACCTGCTCCCGTGTCTATTACTTCAATTGCGTTTTGGAGCTCAAGAGCGGTATGGAAGAGAGCATCTGTCAACACCACGCGATGTCTCATCGGCTGCACAGCTGGTGACTTTTCTGCCATGTGGATTCTTCAAGCCTACTACCCAGAACTAAGCATGGGCATCATCATGCCGATATCCA TGGTATCTGGTATCTCAACATCTATTCTTCTCGAGACGGTGATGCTACGCGTCGGTCGTGATAATCTAACATGGCTCACCGCTATGAAAACAGCAATTGGCATGAGTTTTATATCCATGTTAACTATGGAAGCAGCAGAGAATGCCGTGGATTATTACCTAACGGGTGGAAGAGTTGCGCTTGATGATCCTTCATTCTGGATTGCGGCTTTGGTCTCTATTGCCGCTGGGTTCCTGGCCCCATTGCCCTATAACTACGCGAGGTTACGGAAATATGGAAAGGCTTGTCACTGA
- a CDS encoding hypothetical protein (SECRETED:SignalP(1-17)), producing the protein MAIFILVSIASLAIVYAAWRLRDENSGFEKSFPCVGVQEGQWFAWSRAKLRSFTKTEEWMKEGYEKYSRKNQPFIIPSFGKGKVLTLPPSQIKEVYNKRESELEAHAPASESLSFKYTIRDPAVYPSDYTVDLVRKWIAKRFDELTPELQEELCLTVDEQFGLETEWRDIKLEIAIQKVFARGLNRVLVGIPLCRDPTYLETVRRFAMNMPFQGLFTTLIPKFLKPILGPLMCWQVTRDTKEGTAACLPLIKARLNDYHKRGQNELSKDKRPVDILQWIIEASVATGDPAQLDPFRIGHRIVILNFNFVQSGSIPFNTALSDICSGPNAASVFSKLRDEAEAVLGPVDIWGRATISKLTHADSAIRESMRWSDFGLFALPRRVNSTGITLDNGIYVPPGVHVEFPMHSIHMDETFYQDAGSFKPFRLADGTSVARSAVTLDETFLSFGYGRNACPGRFFGIHIMKVVLAYIITKYDVDFGPEVPPMKTIWEYRIPKENATMRVRRRES; encoded by the exons ATGGCTATTTTCATCCTTGTATCGATTGCAAGTCTTGCTATTGTTTATGCAGCATGGCGACTGCGAGATGAAAACTCCGGGTTCGAGAAGTCTTTTCCATGTGTTGGCGTACAAGAAGGGCAATGGTTTGCTTGGTCCAGAGCAAAACTACGGAGTTTCACCAAGACAGAAGAGTGGATGAAAGAAGGCTATGAAAAG TACTCAAGAAAGAATCAGCCCTTCATCATCCCCTCATTCGGCAAAGGCAAAGTCCTGACCCTTCCTCCATCTCAAATTAAAGAGGTATACAACAAACGAGAGAGCGAGCTTGAAGCTCATGCCCCAGCCTCAGAGTCATTATCCTTCAAGTATACTATTCGCGACCCAGCGGTTTATCCAAGTGATTATACTGTTGACTTGGTTCGAAAATGGATTGCCAAGAGGTTCGATGAGCTTACACCTGAGCTGCAAGAGGAATTATGCCTTACTGTAGATGAGCAGTTCGGATTAGAAACCGAGTGGAGGGATATAAAGCTTGAGATTGCTATACAAAAAGTGTTTGCCAGAGGGTTGAACAGAGTCCTGGTTGGGATTCCTCTGT GCCGGGATCCAACGTATCTGGAAACTGTTCGGAGATTTGCCATGAATATGCCCTTCCAAGGCTTGTTCACAACATTGATTCCCAAATTCCTCAAGCCTATCTTGGGGCCCTTGATGTGTTGGCAAGTAACACGAGATACTAAAGAAGGGACTGCTGCATGTCTGCCGCTCATCAAAGCTCGTCTGAATGACTATCACAAACGTGGTCAAAATGAGTTGAGCAAGGACAAAAGGCCA GTCGATATTCTCCAATGGATTATCGAAGCCTCTGTTGCAACTGGTGACCCAGCTCAACTTGATCCCTTCCGCATTGGACATCGCATAGTTATCTTGAACTTCAATTTTGTGCAGAGCGGATCCATCCCATTCAACACAGCTCTGAGTGATATTTGCAGTGGTCCCAACGCGGCTTCTGTTTTCTCCAAATTGCGTGACGAGGCAGAAGCGGTACTTGGCCCCGTTGATATCTGGGGTCGTGCCACTATCTCAAAACTAACGCACGCCGACTCGGCTATTCGAGAATCTATGCGCTGGTCCGACTTTGGGTTATTTGCCCTGCCACGACGGGTCAACTCTACAGGCATAACCTTGGACAACGGGATCTATGTTCCACCTGGTGTACATGTCGAATTCCCTATGCATTCAATACATATGGACGAGACATTCTACCAAGATGCAGGTTCATTCAAGCCGTTTCGCCTTGCAGATGGGACTTCAGTTGCCCGTTCGGCTGTCACCCTGGATGAGACATTTCTCAGTTTTGGCTATGGAAGGAACGCCTGCCCAGGACGATTCTTTGGCATCCATATCATGAAGGTTGTGCTAGCATATATCATCACAAAGTATGACGTCGACTTTGGTCCAGAAGTTCCGCCTATGAAGACTATTTGGGAGTATAGGATCCCAAAGGAAAATGCTACTATGCGTGTAAGGAGGAGAGAGTCATAA
- a CDS encoding hypothetical protein (MEROPS:MER0034548~CAZy:CE10), whose translation MASYLDPINRKFADAAAAATAQGTLNMIFYTHGGGWILGSPTTHGALMEDIARQTGAAVVFPYYTPAPEAQYPVQFEQVYGVLEHFATNGDKYNINVNQIGLAGDSVGGHMAIAMTQLAQSHGLSSQIGQIVLFYPVTDTYSKSETYKTFKDGPYLSEKTMDWMIPAFLPNKEDRKLPLTSPLQFAPDEVLSKFPPTTIFVSGADPLIGEGEAFGHRLQELGVDASVIKADGQVHDFVMLAPIRGSPTARAVVELATVKLLKAFSDN comes from the exons ATGGCATCCTATCTCGACCCAATCAACCGCAAGTTTGCTGATGCGGCTGCCGCAG CCACGGCACAGGGCACTCTCAACATGATCTTCTATACACATGGTGGCGGATGGATCCTTGGAAG CCCGACCACCCACGGCGCTTTGATGGAAGACATAGCACGCCAAACTGGTGCTGCGGTTGTGTTCCCCTACTACACTCCAGCTCCCGAAGCACAGTACCCTGTCCAGTTTGAGCAAGTATATGGCGTTCTTGAGCACTTCGCAACAAACGGAGACAAGTACAACATCAACGTCAATCAAATCGGTCTCGCTGGTGATAGTGTTGGCG GTCACATGGCCATAGCAATGACACAGCTCGCCCAGAGCCATGGTCTTTCTTCCCAGATCGGTCAGATCGTCCTCTTTTACCCCGTCACAGACACATACAGTAAGTCTGAGACGTACAAGACCTTCAAAGATGGCCCCTACTTGTCTGAGAAGACGATGGACTGGATGATACCAGCTTTTCTACCTAACAAGGAAGATCGAAAGCTCCCGTTAACTTCACCTCTACAATTCGCACCAGACGAAGTTCTCTCCAAGTTCCCACCAACTACTATATTCGTGTCTGGTGCGGATCCGTTGATTGGAGAGGGAGAGGCTTTCGGCCACAGGCTACAGGAGTTAGGGGTCGATGCTTCGGTTATCAAAGCAGATGGGCAAGTACACGACTTTGTCATGTTGGCTCCTATCAGGGGATCCCCTACTGCCAGAGCTGTGGTCGAGCTAGCCACTGTGAAGTTACTAAAGGCATTTTCTGACAACTGA